The proteins below are encoded in one region of Micromonospora pisi:
- a CDS encoding sensor histidine kinase, with product MVFRAVAFTLRPPTVRRLRGHWQPAVDVALGAATAALFVLSGTTVSTPLAVAQLLPLVWRRRFPAAVLIVVGCATAAHTTLGMARATGFFPATIALYTAATHRSSAIRWVLCPAVGLVMAAASGVRHGPVEGVLMAVVTVTVAWLAGVERSEHLRQRTEAETHRAEAARQRAEAERQRAQAASLRLERRIAEQETAAAEDRERLARRVHDTLAHTVTVMLLQTEALRATTSLDPAGKRRLEVVLRAGREALAEVRAALADGDERDSATLLAARLDTLRAAGLNLAVSPPDLREVLPAPVRAVADRLIGEAATNALRHDGPGTLLTITTAHDDDRLILRITSQPPGSGGGRSPRGTPGFGLRSLSEDIRGYGGELAYGPVVPFGWRIEAAFPLPVAVDAGLR from the coding sequence ATGGTATTCAGGGCCGTGGCATTCACACTCCGGCCTCCGACGGTTCGTCGGCTACGAGGTCATTGGCAGCCCGCGGTGGACGTCGCCCTGGGCGCCGCGACCGCCGCGCTCTTCGTGCTCTCCGGTACGACCGTCTCCACCCCGCTCGCCGTGGCGCAACTGCTGCCACTCGTCTGGCGGCGCCGGTTCCCGGCCGCGGTGCTGATCGTCGTCGGCTGCGCGACCGCCGCCCACACCACACTCGGCATGGCCCGCGCGACCGGCTTCTTTCCCGCGACGATCGCGCTCTACACCGCCGCCACCCACCGGTCGTCGGCGATCCGGTGGGTGCTGTGTCCCGCGGTCGGCCTGGTCATGGCCGCCGCCAGCGGAGTTCGACACGGTCCGGTCGAGGGCGTGCTGATGGCTGTCGTCACGGTGACGGTGGCGTGGTTGGCCGGGGTGGAACGCAGCGAGCACCTGCGCCAGCGCACCGAGGCCGAAACGCACCGGGCGGAGGCGGCACGCCAACGGGCCGAGGCTGAGAGGCAGCGTGCCCAGGCGGCCAGCCTGCGGCTGGAGCGCCGGATCGCCGAGCAGGAGACCGCAGCCGCCGAGGACCGGGAACGCCTGGCCCGCCGGGTGCACGACACCCTCGCGCACACGGTCACCGTGATGCTGCTGCAGACCGAGGCGCTGCGGGCCACCACGTCGCTCGACCCGGCCGGGAAACGTCGCCTGGAGGTGGTGCTGCGCGCGGGACGGGAGGCGCTGGCCGAGGTTCGCGCCGCGCTGGCCGACGGCGACGAGCGGGATTCCGCGACGCTGCTGGCGGCGCGGCTGGACACGCTCCGCGCCGCCGGGCTGAACCTCGCCGTGAGCCCGCCGGACCTGCGCGAGGTGCTCCCGGCACCGGTCCGGGCGGTCGCCGACCGGCTGATCGGCGAGGCGGCGACGAACGCGTTGCGCCACGACGGCCCCGGCACCCTGTTGACGATCACGACGGCGCACGACGACGACCGGTTGATCCTGCGGATCACCAGCCAACCGCCCGGCTCCGGGGGTGGCCGGTCGCCGCGCGGCACCCCGGGCTTCGGCCTGCGCAGCCTTTCCGAGGACATCAGAGGGTACGGCGGGGAGCTGGCCTACGGCCCGGTTGTCCCGTTCGGCTGGCGGATCGAG